A region from the Canis lupus dingo isolate Sandy chromosome 9, ASM325472v2, whole genome shotgun sequence genome encodes:
- the MMP28 gene encoding matrix metalloproteinase-28 isoform X2, with product MTRPRCGVADTDSQAAWNERVSALFAGGRAKMRRKKRFAKQGSKWYKQHLSYRLVNWPQHLPEPAVRGAVRAAFQLWSNVSALEFWEAPATVPADIRLTFFQGDHNDGLGNAFDGPGGALAHAFLPRRGEAHFDGDERWSLSRRRGRNLFVVLAHEIGHTLGLPHSPAPRALMAPYYKRLGRDALLSWDDVLAVQGLYGKPQGGSVAIQLPGKLFTDFEAWDPHRPQGRRPEIQGPKYCHSSFDAITVDGQQRLYIFQGSHFWEVAPDGNVSEPLPLQERWAGLPPHIEAAAVSLDSGDFHFFKGSRCWRFRGPKPVWGSPQLCRAGGLPRHPDAALFFPPLGRLVLFKGARYYVLARDGLQVEPYYPRGLQDWGGVPKEVNGALPRPDGSIIFFRDDRYWRLDQAKLQATAWGRWAAELPWMGCWHANSEGALF from the exons GCAGCAAGTGGTACAAGCAGCACCTCTCCTACCGCCTGGTGAACTGGCCACAGCACCTCCCTGAGCCGGCAGTCCGTGGGGCCGTGCGAGCCGCCTTCCAACTGTGGAGCAATGTCTCGGCGCTGGAGTTCTGGGAGGCCCCAGCCACAGTCCCTGCTGACATCCGCCTTACCTTCTTCCAGGGCGACCACAACGACGGGCTGGGCAACGCCTTCGATGGCCCAG GGGGCGCCCTGGCGCACGCCTTCCTGCCCCGCCGGGGCGAAGCGCACTTCGACGGCGACGAGCGCTGGTCCCTgagccgccgccgcggccgcaaCCTGTTCGTGGTGCTGGCGCACGAGATCGGCCACACGCTCGGCCTGCCGCACTCCCCCGCGCCGCGCGCGCTCATGGCGCCCTACTACAAGAGGCTGGGCCGCGACGCGCTGCTCAGCTGGGACGACGTGCTGGCCGTGCAGGGCCTGTATG GAAAGCCCCAGGGGGGCTCAGTAGCCATCCAGCTCCCAGGAAAGCTGTTCACTGACTTTGAGGCCTGGGACCCCCACAGGCCACAGGGAAGGCGCCCCGAAATCCAGGGTCCCAAATACTGCCACTCTTCCTTCGATGCCATCACTGTAG ATGGACAACAGCGACTATACATTTTTCAAGGAAGCCACTTCTGGGAGGTGGCCCCAGATGGCAATGTCTCAGAGCCACTCCCACTACAGGAAAGGTGGGCTGGGCTGCCCCCCCACATTGAGGCTGCTGCAGTGTCGCTGGACAGTGGGGACTTCCACTTCTTCAAAG GGAGCAGATGCTGGAGGTTCCGGGGCCCCAAGCCAGTGTGGGGTTCACCACAGCTATGCCGGGCAGGGGGCCTGCCCCGCCACCCCGACGCAGCCCTCTTCTTCCCGCCTCTGGGCCGACTTGTTCTCTTCAAGGGTGCCCGCTACTACGTGCTGGCCAGAGATGGACTGCAGGTGGAGCCCTACTACCCCCGGGGCCTGCAGGACTGGGGCGGTGTCCCCAAGGAGGTCAACGGCGCCCTGCCTCGGCCTGATGGTTCCATCATCTTCTTCAGGGATGACCGCTACTGGCGCCTTGACCAGGCCAAACTGCAGGCGACCGCCTGGGGCCGCTGGGCTGCAGAGCTGCCTTGGATGGGCTGCTGGCATGCCAACTCGGAGGGTGCCCTGTTCTGA